One segment of Carassius auratus strain Wakin chromosome 2, ASM336829v1, whole genome shotgun sequence DNA contains the following:
- the LOC113116909 gene encoding serine--pyruvate aminotransferase-like — translation MMPRSVLSRCARLTQQVPLESARSTKHGVHRGMSSVTIPPPACMLRPLEAPYRYLFGPGPSNVPPRILAAGGRPIIGHMHSEMFGIMNDIKKGIQYAFQTSNNMTLAMSGSGHTAMECAVFNIVEPGESVLVAINGIWGERVAEIAERMGAKVHTLFKTPGGHFTNAEIEQALAKHKPVLFFLTHGESSVGLVHPVDGVGDICHKHNCLLLVDSVASLGAAPLLMDQQNIDILYTGSQKALNAPPGTAPISFSERACHKMFNRKTKPVSYLLDMTHLSNYWGNDGKPVRIYHHTGPVSGFFALRESLAILAEMGLENSWSHHTEVAEYLWKGLEDLGLKLFIKDKDLRLPSVTTIAIPEGYDWKELLAYIMKHHQIEFTGGLGPSVGMVLRIGLMGYNCNKANAAMVLAALEDALKQCRKSKA, via the exons ATGATGCCGAGGAGTGTCCTATCCAGGTGCGCGCGCTTGACGCAGCAGGTGCCTTTGGAAAGCGCGCGGTCCACCAAACACGGCGTCCACCGCGGGATGTCCTCTGTGACCATCCCGCCACCAGCGTGCATGCTCCGGCCGCTCGAGGCTCCGTATCGGTACCTGTTTGGACCAGGACCATCCAATGTGCCGCCTCGCATTTTAGCGGCAGGAGGGAGACCTATAATAGGTCACATGCACTCGGAAATGTTCGGG ATAATGAATGATATCAAGAAGGGAATTCAGTACGCTTTTCAGACCAGTAACAACATGACGCTGGCCATGAGTGGCTCTGGACACACAGCGATGGAGTGTGCAGTCTTTAACATTGTGGAGCCTGGAGAAAGTGTTCTTGTTGCCATCAATGGAATCTGGGGAGAACGGGTCGCAGAAATTGCTGAGCGGATGG GTGCGAAGGTTCACACCTTGTTTAAAACACCTGGAGGACATTTTACAAATGCAGAAATTGAACAG GCTCTGGCTAAACATAAGCCAGTTCTTTTCTTTCTCACACATGGAGAGTCATCAGTTGGTCTGGTGCATCCAGTGGATGGCGTTGGTGATATTTGTCACAA ACACAATTGTTTGCTCTTAGTGGATTCAGTGGCCTCTTTGGGAGCTGCACCGCTTTTAATGGACCAACAAA ATATTGATATTCTGTATACTGGTTCCCAAAAAGCTTTGAATGCTCCACCTGGCACAGCACCAATTTCATTCAGTGAAAGAGCATG CCACAAGATGTTTaacaggaaaacaaagccagTGTCCTACCTCCTTGATATGACCCACTTATCCAATTACTGGGGCAATGACGGCAAGCCAGTAAGAAT ATACCATCACACAGGACCTGTGTCTGGGTTCTTTGCTTTGAGGGAAAGTCTAGCCATCCTTGCTGAAATG GGTCTTGAAAACTCATGGAGTCATCATACAGAAGTTGCAGAGTATCTCTGGAAAGGTTTGGAAGACCTGGGCTTGAAGCTGTTCATCAAAGATAAG GATCTGAGATTACCCTCTGTCACCACCATTGCAATCCCGGAAGGGTATGACTGGAAGGAATTGCTGGCTTACATCATGAAGCATCATCAAATCGAGTTTACAGGAGGACTAGGGCCCTCTGTTGGCATG GTATTGCGGATTGGGCTCATGGGATACAACTGCAACAAGGCCAATGCTGCGATGGTTCTAGCAGCTCTGGAAGACGCTTTAAAGCAGTGTCGAAAATCCAAAGCCTAA